Below is a window of Chryseobacterium arthrosphaerae DNA.
TTGGTAGCTGGTTTAAAGGATGAGTTTAAAAAACACGATCTTAAAGTTTTCGGCCCTACTCAGAAAGTGGCAAGCCTGGAAGGAAGTAAGGCTTTTTCTAAGAAATTTATGCAGACCTATGATATCAAAACAGCTAAAGCTGTAGTATTTGATTCATATAACGAAGCTAAAGAATACGTTCAGACACAGCAGTATCCTTTAGTGATCAAGGCCAGCGGTTTGGCAGGCGGTAAAGGAGTTGTTATCTGTGACACCCTTGAAGAAGCTGAAGCTACGATTCATGATTTTATGATCAGAAGAATCTATGGAGATGCCGGTATCCGTTTAGTTATCGAAGAATATTTACAAGGTTTTGAAGCTTCTATCATTGCTTTTTCTAATGGTGAAAAACTTTTCCCATGTGTAGCGGCAAAAGACTATAAAAAAGCCGGAAACGGTGATTCAGGACCGAATACAGGAGGTATGGGATCTGTGGCACCAAGCCCGGAATTCACTCAGGAACACTATGCAGACTTCGAGCAGAATATCCTTGAGCCTACCATCAAAGGTCTTAAAGCAGAAGGATTCAGCTTCAAGGGAATCATCTTCTTCGGACTGATGGTAACTAAGAACGGTGCCTACCTTCTTGAATACAACATGAGATTCGGAGATCCTGAAACTCAGGTGTTGATGGCGCTTATGGAAAACAATCTTTTAGACGTGATCCAGGACTGTATGGAAGGAAAAGATATTGAGCTTAAATTTAAAGACGAAAAAGCAGTTTGTCTGGTAATGTGC
It encodes the following:
- the purD gene encoding phosphoribosylamine--glycine ligase, with the protein product MRILIIGEGGRESALAAKLQNDPRISKMFFANGNATTDVIGKNVHLSEIKELRDFAIKEKVDLTIVGPEAPLVAGLKDEFKKHDLKVFGPTQKVASLEGSKAFSKKFMQTYDIKTAKAVVFDSYNEAKEYVQTQQYPLVIKASGLAGGKGVVICDTLEEAEATIHDFMIRRIYGDAGIRLVIEEYLQGFEASIIAFSNGEKLFPCVAAKDYKKAGNGDSGPNTGGMGSVAPSPEFTQEHYADFEQNILEPTIKGLKAEGFSFKGIIFFGLMVTKNGAYLLEYNMRFGDPETQVLMALMENNLLDVIQDCMEGKDIELKFKDEKAVCLVMCSGGYPRNIETGFEITGEDKVKHSKLLYAGAVRKGDKVVSNGGRVLNIVATGATFEDARKKVYEDAGHVHFDYGFYREDIGKF